In Candidatus Zixiibacteriota bacterium, the following proteins share a genomic window:
- a CDS encoding toll/interleukin-1 receptor domain-containing protein has product MTGNNIFISHSGKDDEFVRALRNSLEIQQLKTWVDSRELKAGDELEPEVKQAIEQARAFIVVLSLNALNSPWVLKETKYALKVRKKREDSYPVIPLLMKGVEYAALNLYFEKEPVAIKIQIGPGGISEAMPQILAALGERSPDDLQPMLRPLAEPQEELLLELTDPRLFEKDGVRRAQAEARLTYIPSGTGKRKVTSEGRFVFT; this is encoded by the coding sequence ATGACTGGAAATAATATCTTTATTTCCCACAGCGGCAAAGATGATGAATTCGTGAGAGCACTTCGTAATAGCTTGGAAATCCAGCAATTGAAAACCTGGGTAGATTCTCGGGAGTTAAAAGCTGGCGATGAATTAGAGCCCGAAGTAAAGCAAGCCATTGAACAAGCCCGTGCATTTATCGTTGTGCTCAGCCTTAATGCTTTAAATTCCCCATGGGTTTTGAAGGAAACAAAATATGCGTTAAAAGTAAGGAAAAAACGTGAAGATTCTTACCCAGTGATTCCCCTGCTGATGAAGGGGGTTGAGTATGCTGCCTTAAATTTGTATTTCGAAAAAGAGCCAGTTGCGATAAAAATTCAAATTGGACCAGGCGGTATCAGTGAAGCTATGCCACAGATTTTGGCTGCATTAGGCGAACGCTCTCCGGACGATCTTCAGCCTATGCTCAGGCCCTTGGCTGAACCTCAGGAAGAACTTTTGCTGGAGCTAACTGATCCGCGCCTTTTTGAAAAGGATGGGGTGCGCAGAGCCCAGGCAGAAGCAAGATTAACCTACATCCCGAGTGGGACGGGAAAACGAAAGGTTACAAGCGAAGGAAGATTCGTCTTTACAT